DNA from Gemella massiliensis:
AAAATTTTTATAGTATTGTAATATTTTTTTGTCAATTCAATATATTTTTTTTATTTTATCCATATAATTTACTCCTTTTGTTATATTACATACTAATGATACACTAAAGGAAAATAGTTTTCAATAGAGTTTGAGAATACTTATCTGTTAATAAATCATAGAATGTAAAAATAATATTTTTATTTTTTTCTAACTCATATTGATATATTAAAAATATAATAAAAATAAAATTATAAAATCATTATATTTAAAAAAATAAAAAATTATAATTTTAAAAAATCTATTTTATATAAAACATTGTAAGATAAAACTAAAAAAGATGATTTACAAAACGTAAATCATCTCATTAAAGTTAGAAGAATGGTTGAATGTCTGCTATTTAACTAGTTTTACAAAATGTTTTAATGTTCTAATAAGTTGTGCCGTATAAGACATTTCATTATCATACCAAGATACTACTTTTACCATTTGATTATCACCTGTTCCAATAACTCTTGTTTGAGTAGCATCAAACAATGAACCGTAGTTCATCCCTATAATGTCTGAAGAAACTATCGGATCTTCTGTATAACCGTATGATTCATTAGCCGCTTTTTTCATTGCAGCATTTACTTCTTCTACAGTCACTTTTTTCTCAAGATTAACAAATAACTCAGTTAAAGACCCTGTTGGTACAGGTACACGTTGTGCCGCACCATCTAACTTACCGTTTAATTCCGGTATTACTAAACCGATTGCTTTGGCAGCACCGGTTGTGTTAGGCACGATATTTTCCGCAGCAGCACGCCCACGTCTAAAATCACCTTTTTTATGTGAACCGTCTAATGTATTTTGATCCCCGGTATATCCATGAATAGTAGTCATCAATCCTTGAACAATTCCGAAGTTATCATGCATTGCTTTAGCCATAGGCGCTAAACAGTTAGTTGTACATGAAGCACCTGAAATAACAGTTTCACTTCCATCTAATATCTCATGGTTTACATTATAAACTATTGTTTTTACATCACTCCCACCCGGAGCTGATAACAATACTTTTTTAGCACCTGCTTTAATGTGTGCTTGAGCTTTTTCTTTACTATTAAATCTACCGCTACATTCTAATACTATATCTACTCCTAGTTCTTTCCACGGTAAATTTTCCGGTTCAGGTTCTCCAAATACTTTAATTTCTTTCCCATTTACTATAAAAGCACCGTCACCTTCTTCAACGGTTCCCGGAAATGGTCCTTGCGTTGTATCATATTTCAACAAATACACTATTTGATCTATCGGTCTTACTCTTGATCTGTTAACAGCAACAACCTCTATATCATCTGCGTGTTGCGCCTGTATTTGTCTTAAAACAAGTCTCCCTATACGCCCAAATCCATTTAGTGCTACTTTTATTGTCATGTGTTTTTTCCCCCAAAAAATCTTATTTTTTAATTTTTATTAACGTAAGCGTTTCAAACACCTAGAATTAATATATCATAACTTTATATCTTTTTCAAGTAGTGTGTTATATTTTTATAATATTATACATTAACTTTATATTTATACAAATATATATATTATTTTATTTCTCCGTATTTACTAAAATTAGATAATTTATTGAATTACAAATTCATAACTTATCCTAAAAAAACACATAGATAATAAAGAAGTATATAACTCTACAATTACTTATATTTTATTTATATAATTTTTCATAACCTTATAGATAATTCCGTTAACATCGGCGGCTCTACCTTTTCTTGATTTTTAGGATAATCTTTGTAAATTAGCATTGGATATTGATTTATATAGTTTCTCAACTCTTTATGAATATACGATATTTTCGATATAACATCTTTTTCCTTTTCAAATTCTAAATAACGTTTTAGATAAAATCCATTCAATTCATTTCCATAAATATTCTCAACCGCTTCAATATTCAAAAATTGTGCATTATTATCATAATCGGATTTTGGAAAGGTACTTGCTACATATACACTCGTATCATAATACCTTGTATCAGAAATAACTTTTTTAAATCCAAAATTCTTTTTTTGAATGGATAAGTAAAAAGGAATATCCGGATAGGCAGCCAACCTAACTTCTATTTCTCCGTCATGCGATACTAAATTAGATTTTTTGTAAGTATAGTTCCCATTTCCATATGTTGTATCTAAATATAACGAAATATTCTTCTCATCCAAATCTTCCCATTTAGCTAATTTGTTCTTACTTGTTTTTGGAAAAATAACAGAAGATTCATAAAACAATACATTAACTACTGCATCATCCACGATTTGCGAATAGTTTTCCCGCATATCTTTACAAAATTTTTCAATTTTACTACTAAGGGTTATTATATCCTTATCATCTTTTACATCCCATTTTATTTTTACCATTCCGGTCGAATATGTTATGTTCTTCATTTCATCTACGGTAAAGTATTTTGGTGCTACAAGATTACATACTTTTTCGATTCTATTGTCTACAAACTTATACTCGGGTACCGGAATGGAGGGATTAAAACCTACTTTTTCTTTTACAGTATATTTAACATCCGGATATTTAGTCAAAGAGACTGCCCAACTTTTCGAATCAATTTGTTCCACCTTAACTTCCCCCGTATTGTAACGTTCTTCAAGTCGTTTTTGTATCCCTTCTGTTGTAAGATGTTTGCTACCGCTCAAACTACACCCTGAACTGAGGATTATTATAAGGAAAGTTATTATTATCATGTAACAAGGTTTTTTCATTTATTTTACCTCCCATTTTCGATAGCTACTTTCCAAAATGTTTTTTTATTAATTTTTGAATTTTAAATAAACTATTAGTGTCCTGTTAAGCTTATCTGCAAAATACATATATACCCTTGTTTTCAATTTTAAATTTTTACAAATTTTTAGAGCATCCTTGAAGAAACCGTCAACACTGATAAGTTCTGTCTGTGTTTTATCTGCAAATTCAATCGGATTATCTATACTAAAATACATTTGTGCAGCACTGTTACCGGTTTTCTTCACATATTTATTTGCAAGTTTTAAACCCGTTGAATTTGTAACATCAAAAATCAACTCTCCTTTAGAAATATTATCTTGCATCCGTTTAATCATAGATAATATTTTATCTTCTTTAAAATATTGATATACTCCTGAAACAACAATCAAAGTTGGCAATGAAACATCAATTTCTTTTGCCCAATCAAGAGTAAACATGTCTCCTGAAATCAACGTTTCATTTTCCGCTTTTCCAAGCACTTGCTTTCTTATCTCTATCACATTCGGTAAATCGACTTGATAAAAATATGCTTTTGTATTTCCTATACGATTAAAGGCTGTTTCCAACCCCGCTCCCAAAAATACCACATTACATAAATCATTTTTCTCAAGAAATCTTGTTATCTTTTGATCTATTATATATTGCCTACAAACGCTTGCCATATAAAAATATTCTGTTGTATTTTCTTTTATGCTGTTTGCGGGAATATACTTTTCCAAAGATAAGGCTTTTTTGTCATAAAAAAATTCAGGAAATTTCTTAGACGCATATATTCTTGCCACTAATGGAATATATAAGGTATCTTCCACTCCTTTTAATATATTTTGTTCGTTCATTTTTTATCCTCACAAAAATACTTTATTAACTCTCTTTTCTCTATAAATTATTCTTACCATTATTATATCATAAACGTTGATTATGTTGAATTTCTACTCGTCTTACACTTCAGCTTTAAGGTTCAAATTATATCATTTTTATAATTAAGAAAATAACTTTTATTGTGTTAGTTGCTCGTTTAAAGTGTCTTTGCAGTAAGAAATATATAACAAACACTTTAATTTTATAAAACTGTAATCTTCGGTTCCTGTCATGCTACTCCAACGAATTTTCACGGATTTACCCCAAAAACCAAAAATTCTAATAGAATTTACTTACTAATAGTTAGAAGTAACCATTTATTGATTTCAAAAGTTATTTCAAGAAAATTTCAAAAGTCTGATAAACCGAATGAAAACTGCCTGTCAAAATTGATTTTATCGAGATAACAATTTTTAAAAACTCCGGAATTAATCCAAGTTAATTACTACTATTTTTAATTTTTCAAACTTAGTACAGAATATTTTCGAATACAGATACAGACATATCTGATATTTTTATCTGAAAAAATTTACCAAGTTTAATAAATTTACAAAAACTTTTTACGAAGGTATAATATATTTTATAAAAATAATTACAAACCAACAATTACGAGGTAAATTAAATGAAAAAGAAAAATTTTAAATTTTTGTTAGCAACATCATTAACGGCTACTTTACTTCTTTCATATGGAAAAAT
Protein-coding regions in this window:
- the gap gene encoding type I glyceraldehyde-3-phosphate dehydrogenase, whose amino-acid sequence is MTIKVALNGFGRIGRLVLRQIQAQHADDIEVVAVNRSRVRPIDQIVYLLKYDTTQGPFPGTVEEGDGAFIVNGKEIKVFGEPEPENLPWKELGVDIVLECSGRFNSKEKAQAHIKAGAKKVLLSAPGGSDVKTIVYNVNHEILDGSETVISGASCTTNCLAPMAKAMHDNFGIVQGLMTTIHGYTGDQNTLDGSHKKGDFRRGRAAAENIVPNTTGAAKAIGLVIPELNGKLDGAAQRVPVPTGSLTELFVNLEKKVTVEEVNAAMKKAANESYGYTEDPIVSSDIIGMNYGSLFDATQTRVIGTGDNQMVKVVSWYDNEMSYTAQLIRTLKHFVKLVK
- a CDS encoding class I SAM-dependent methyltransferase — translated: MNEQNILKGVEDTLYIPLVARIYASKKFPEFFYDKKALSLEKYIPANSIKENTTEYFYMASVCRQYIIDQKITRFLEKNDLCNVVFLGAGLETAFNRIGNTKAYFYQVDLPNVIEIRKQVLGKAENETLISGDMFTLDWAKEIDVSLPTLIVVSGVYQYFKEDKILSMIKRMQDNISKGELIFDVTNSTGLKLANKYVKKTGNSAAQMYFSIDNPIEFADKTQTELISVDGFFKDALKICKNLKLKTRVYMYFADKLNRTLIVYLKFKN